The Streptomyces laurentii region CTGCGTGGCCGGAATCTACGTCGACATCACCGAGCACGCGCGGGCGATGGACCAGCGCCGCGAGGCCGAGGAGAGCCTGAAGGCCCTGCGCGATCACAGCGGCCTGCCCTGCGCGCTGCTCTCGGCCGACGGCCGTATCGAACAGGCGGGCACGGCCACCGCCGAACTGCTCCGGTCGCGCCTGTCCGACCTCATCGGCCGCCGCGCCCACACCCTGGTCGCCGATACGTCCGACCTCCGCCCCCTGCGCCGCGCGTGGGAGGGGCTGATCACCCGCCGCATCAGGCGGGCGGAGACCTCCGCCGTACTCCTCGACACCCTGGGACGCCAGCGCCGGGCGCGGCTCCATCTGGCCGCGGTGAGCGGACCCGCCGGCCATGTCTCGCACGTGTGGGCCGTCGTCACCCACCAGAGCGTCGCCCACGAGCCCCACCCGCCGCTCACCGCCGCGCAGATCCGCATCCTGTCCCTCCTCGCGGGAGGGAGCACCAACGGCGAGATCGCGGCCTCGCTGGGGCTCTCACGGCAGACGGTCGACTACCACCTCAGCCGGCTCCGGGAGCAACTGGGCGCCGCGACCAGGCCGGCCCTCGCCGCCCGCGCGTACGTCCTCGGAATCCTCGACCCCCGTGCCTGGCCCCCACGGCCGGCCACCGCCTCGTGAACGTCCACGCGGGGCGAGGCTAGCCGGGCCTTCCGCCGGACCGCCAGGGGACGGGCACCGCCGCCTGAAGACGAACCGGGCCCCGTCGCGAAACGGCGGACCCGGTTCCCCCGCGAGAGGCCTGGGACCATCATCTGTCTGCTGGGGGCTTGGAGACGAGGAACACGAAGGCTCGATACGACGGCTCCAGCCTCACGGCCGTGCCTGCTTCGGCAGGGTGAGAATCTCGGCGCCGGTCTCGGTGATGGCGATGGTGTGCTCGCTGTGCGCGGTCCGGCAGCCCGTCGCGCTGCGCAGCGTCCAGCCATCCGCGTCGGTGACGAGAGTGGCGGTGTCGGCCATGACCCAGGGTTCCAGGGCGAGCAGCAGTCCGGGGCGCAGCTGGTAGCCGCGGCCGGGCCGCCCGGTGTTCGCGACGTGCGGATCCTGGTGCATGGTCGAGCCGATGCCGTGGCCGCCGAACTCGGTGTTGATCGGGTAGCCCGCCTCGCCGAGGACCGTGCCTATGGCGTGGGAGAGGTCGCCGATGCGTGCCCCGGGCCTGGCGGCGGCGATGCCGGCGGCGAGTGCGCGTTCGGTCGTCTCGATCAGCGCGACGCTCTCCGCCGGCCTGGCCTTGCCCACCAGAAAGCTGATCGCGGCGTCCGCGGCCACTCCGCCCGTGGCCACGGCGAGGTCGAGGGTCAGCAGATCCCCATCGGCCAGCGTGTAGTCGTGCGGCCGCCCGTGGAGCACCGCGTCGTTGACGGCCGTGCAGATGTAGTGCCCGAACGGGCCACGCCCGAACGAAGGCGCGTAGTCGACGTAGCAGGACTGCGCCCCCGCCTCGGTGATCATCTCCTTGGCCCACCGGTCGATGTCCAGCAGGTTCGTCCCCACCGTGCTGCGCCGCTTCAGCGTGTGCAGGATCTCGCCGACCAGGGCGCCGGTGCCTCTCGCCCGCTCAAGCCGCGCGGAGTTCAGGATCTCGATCATGTGGAACCTCTCACCTTCATCCAATAACTATCCCGGTCCAACTGTACCGGTATTAGAATGGGGCCATGGTCAGGTTGCCGCTCACTCCCGCGGAAGTCGAACGCGGACAGCGCCTCGGCGCCCTCCTGCGGAGGGCCAGGGGAGAGCGCTCGATGCTCGATACCGCGCTCGCCGCAGGCGTCTCACCGGAAACCCTCCGGAAGATCGAGACGGGCCGCGTGGCCACCCCCGCCTTCCCGACCATCGCGGCGATCTCCGATGCCCTCGGCCTCTCCCTCGACGCGGTGTGGGCCGAGATCAGCCGACCCGAACCCGGCACGAGAACGCCCGGATCCGATCACCACGTACAAGAGCGGCTGGCCTCGTAAGCCCCCCATCGGACGTGGCGGCTGCGGGAGGCGGCTGCGAGCGGGCCCGGCGCAGCGGTGCGCGCGGCCGGGACGCTTGGCTGCCGACCGGCCCGGGACTTGCCGGTCAGCAGCTCCCCGGAGGCACCGCCCAGCGCCGCCTGCACCTCGTCAGGGTTCATCCCGAACCTCAGCGGTCCCGCTCCCACCAGTGGATCGAGCACCCACCGCGCCCGCTCCGCCGGCTCTCTGCCCCCCAGCCCGCCCCGGCCCCTCTCTGACCACACAGGTACCTGCCACCCGACACGCCTTCCGGAGCCTACGAGCGCCCTCCGAGAAGACCGCCCCTCCGACAGCCGGACCAGGTCGAGGACCTCAGCCGCCACATCACGTTCCGCAGGCCGGAGGCCCCGTAGCGCCGCAACACCCCGACAACCAGCTGCTCCTTGAAAGCGCCGAGCACGCTGGATGATCATGCTGCCCTGTCGGAAATCTTCACGATTCCCGACCAGGGCAAGCACATAGGGGGCGCGGTATGTGGTCGTTCATGTCAACGGACGGGATTCCACCGGAAGAACGGTTGGACTGGTACTCCGACATCGTCTCGCGCGAGGTGATGCCCGCGGCGCTCAGCAGCGAGCGGCCCGCCGAATTCCAGGGCGAGTCCGCGGTGCTGGACCTGGGCGACGTCCGCGCGACGAGGGCGTCCATGTCGCCCCTGCGCTCGCGGCGCACCGCCGCGATGATCCGGCGCGGTGACCCGGAGCAGTACCAGCTGGCCCTGCTTCTCAAGGGGACCGTGTCGCTGACGCAGCACCGGAACGAGTGCACCACCGGAGTGGGCGACCTGATGCTCTGGGACACCTCGCGCCCCTCCGACTGCCGGATGCCCGCCGAGGACGGCCGGGTGCGGGTGTCGATCCTGATGCTGCCCAGGAACGTCATACCGCTGCGCCCCCAGCGCCTGGACCGGATGCTGGCCCGCCGCATCCCGGGCAACACGGGCATGGCCGCGATTCTTGCGTCCTACATGACCTCGATCGAAGCCCACAGCGCCGCGTGCACTCCGCAGGAACTGCACCGCCTCGGCACGATCGCCGCCGACCTCGCGACGGCCTGTCTGGCCCAGCATCTGGACGCCGAGGACCAACTTCCCGCCGACGTGCGGAGACAGGCACTGCTCCAGCGGATCCACACGTTCATCGAGCACAACCTCGGCGATCCGGAACTGAATCCGCCGGCCATCGCCGCCCGGCACCACATGTCGGTGCGCACGCTCCACAAGCTCTTTCACGACCAGGGGGAGAGTGTCCACGCCCGGATCCGCCGGCGCCGCCTGGAGCGGTGCCGCACCGACCTCGCCGACCTCGGTCTCCGCAGCCGCCCCGTGAGCGCCATCGCCGCCCGCTGGGGCTTCAGCGGACCAGTGCTTTTCAGCCGCTGCTTCCGCGAGGCGTTCGGGCTCACCCCGACCGAGTTCCGTGCGCTGAGCATCAATGATTCCCGCGCCGAGCGTTCAGCGCGGTGACGGTTTCCGGCCTAGATTTCGATGTCGTCGGAGCAGGAGGGAAGCCCCGGCGCCGATGACGAACCCCGGCCGTCACTCCGGCCGCCATGTCGTCCGCCTTCGCCATTCCTCGACACGTCTGGAGAACACGCACGTGAAGCGCACTTTGGCAGCCCTGACCACGCTCGCCGCAGCCGCCGGAGGCATCCTGGCCGGCGCTCCCGCCGCCTCGGCGGCCGACGGCTACTGCACCACGTCCTCGGGTATCAGCCGGGGCGCCTACTGGGTCTTCGTCCCCACGACCAGCGGAGGGTCCACCTCCTGTGTCATGGGCTCGGGCTCCAGTGGCGAGGCAGTCGACGCACTCCAGGCCGCCCTGATCCTCTGCTACGGCATGGACGTCGGCGGCAGGGACGGTGTCTACGGCGCCAAGACCGAGGCGGCCGTGAGGTCGCTGCAGCGCGCGACCGGACAGACGGCCGACGGGGTCTACGGCCCCAACACCCGGAACGTCGTGGAGTGGCGCTGGACCGGCAACGCCGGCGGGGGGAAGTGCGAACGCCTCTGACGCCCTTCCGCTCGCAGACGACGCTTGACCCGCACAGCATTCAACAAGGGGGAAACACCGTGAGGAAGAAGATCGCTTCTCTGGCCGCCATCGCCATCATGGCGGGAGGCCTCGGCCTGACCACGGCCGGAACCAGCCAGGCGGCCGTCCCGACCCGGGCGTCGGTCACCTCCACGACCTCGGCCGCGTCCGTGGCGGCGGCCTCCTACAACCTGGGCCTGACGACCAACCAGGGCAAGTACATGCAGTGCTGGCTGAACCATGCCGGCTGGGGCTCCTTGGTCGTGGACGGCCAACTGGGCAACGCCAGTTGGAAGGCGATCCAGCGGCTCCTCGCGCATTCCTGGGGGTACACCGGCGCGATCGACGGCGTAGCCGGGCCGAACACGATCGAGGCCCTGCAGCGGCTGCTGATCTGGTGGGACTACAACGGCCGGATCGACGGCATCGTCGGACCCGCCACCGAACTGGCCTTCTCCCGCCTGGCCAACAGCCGCGCCTCCTTCTGCTGACCCATGCCCCCGAGGCACCTCGGCGGTCACCAGGCCGCGCTCTCACCGACAAGAGGCTGAAGATGACCATCGCCAAGAAGGCGGTCGTGACGCTGGCCGCCGCGGCCCTGCTCGCGGGCGTCGGTGGCATCGCCACCGCGACCAGCGCGTCCGCCGCTTCCGTCGCCGGCCCCTGCGCCGACTACAGCGTCAACAAGCCCTACCTCAGCCAGGGAAGCGCCGGCCCCGAGGTGCGGGAGCTTCAGTGTGAGCTCAACCTGTCCATGGATCCCGGCAACGGCTACGAAGTGGCCATCGACGGCATCTTCGGCCCGCGTACCAAAAGCGCGGTGCTGAGGTTCCAGGCATGCGTGGGCATCCAGCAGGACGGCATCGTCGGCCCCGCCACCTGGTCCTGGCTGGACTGGTACAGCAAGACGCCGTACACCGCCTGCTGATCACCGAGTCCCGGGGACGTCCGGAAGAAGTCCCGGAGCACTCCCGCAGCCACCGCCGCACCACCCTCCGTCCTTCGATTCGCGGGCCGGAAGGGGTGCGGCGGGGGGATTCCGCCCTATGCCGCGTGGGGAGACCACTCGATCGTGGGGCCGAGGAGCGAGGAGTTGACGGTCGCCGTCCCGGCGCAAAGGACTCGGCATCAGGGCCGAAACCAGGAGCGACAAGATCACCCGCCCATAGGATGATCTTTCCAGTGCGCCGGGACCACCGGCGCGTCAGTCGCATCACGCCCTTGGGGGAGCAATGAGACTGTTCTCTGCCGGACGCCGGATACGCATCAGATCCGGCGCCGCGGTCGCGGTGGCGGCCGGTCTGCTGACCGCCGGCCTCGCCGCGCCCGCGTTCGCCGACGACGACCCGCCGCACACCGACCAGTTGTGGATCCAGAGCCCGTACGAGCAAGCACTGCCGCTCGGTGCCGGCGGCGGTCTGCCGCAGACCCGCGCCCTCGGGATCGGCCTCTACCACGACAACCAGAACCTCGCGGTGACCGACGGCCGGCTCACCGTCGACGTCTCCGGCCTCACCGGGGTCGCCGAGGTGACCTGGCCCGACACCTGCACGCCGAACGGCACGAGCGCGGTGTGCGACATCCCCGTGGTACCCACGATGGGGGACGCCTACGAGGACCAGGTGTTCCTGAAGGTGCGCGCGGCCGACGGTGCCCAGGCCGGCGCGCAGGGCACGATCACCTACGAGGCGACGGCCACCGGCGGGTCCGGTGACACGCTCACCGCGCCCCACCAAAGCTTCAGCACCACGCTCGCCGTCCGCTCCGGGCCCGACCTGGCCGTCGACGCCGCCGACGACATCGCGGAAGGGCTGCCGGGTGACGAGCGGACGATCCCGTTCAAGGTCACCAACAACGGCAACGAGAGCGCGAACGGCTTCACCGTCAGGATGACCGCCTCGTACGGTCTGACGGACCTGACCCGCTACGACGCCTGCGCCTACAACACGACGGACGGCCAGGACTACGCACCGTGGACCGTGGCGACCTGCACGTTCGACCAGGTGCTGGCGCCCGGCGACTCCTTCGAGCTGCCCCGGCCGCTGACGGCGCGCCTCGCCCCGCACGCGTTGTACGAGCGGCTTGACATCGGTGCCACCCCCGGCGCCGGCGCCGACGACATCGACCCGCGGAACGACTTCGCGAGCGTCGAGATCCGCGCGACCAGCGGTGCCGACTTCTCCGTGACCGGTGACGCCCTCTCCGGTGCGGCAGGCAGCACGGCCACGGCCGAGCTCACTTTCAAGAACAACGGCCCGGCCTGGATCGGTTACCTCGGCTCCGGCGACCCGGTCGCCAAGGTCCGGCTGATCGTGCCCGAGGGCACCACGGTCACCGGCGTTCCGTCCGACTGCTCCCCGCGGGCCCTCGACGGCACCTTCTACCCGACGCGGACGGGCGCCCCGCGATACGACTGCAGCATGCCGTACTGGGTGCTGGCGGACACGCAGCGGACGTTCGCGTTGTCCGTACGCATCGACACCGTGGTCCCCGGCGCGACCGGTGCCGTCAGCGTGCAGCCCGCGTACGGCACGTTCGGCGAGTTCCCCTTCACCTTCGACCCGGACCTCACGAACAACACGGCGGCCCTGACCGTCAACTGACCGGCGCCGGGGGTTCGGATCAGCCGTCCGGGCGGCTGATCCGAACCCCCGGCCCGAACCCTCAGCCCGAACCGGCGACCAGTGCCTCACCGAGCGGGGTACGCCGGTAGAGCACCGACCGTCCGGACCGGGCGCGGACGAGCAGCCCGGCGCCGCGCAGGATGGCGAGGTGGTCTCCGACCGCGCCGGGTGCCATGGCGAGGCTTCGGGCGAGGTGGCTGGTACTGGCCGGGGCGTCCAGCGCCAGCAGCAGCCGGGCCCGGGCCCGGCCGACCAGAGCGGTCAGCGCGTCGGGCCGCGGGACGGTCTCCTCTTCGCCCCACAAAGCGCCGGTGCCGCGGGCACGATAGACCAAGGTCCTGGGCCAGGGGTCTTCCAAGTGGGCGCCGATGTTCTCGACGAAGACCGAGGGGATCAGCAGGAGCCCGTCGCCGGCGAGCCGGAATGTTCCGACCGGCCGGAAGTGGCCGACCTCGATGCCGCCGGCGCGCCAGGCGATGCTCGGGTGCAGGCTCTCGATGGTCGTGGCCCATCCGTGTTCGCCGATCAGCCCCACCCGGTGCACGACATCGCGCTGGCAGATCGCGCGCAGCTGCGGCCAGTCCGCGGCGAGCAGCTCGTGCCACGCCTGGTCCATCGCCTCGGCGATCCTGGAGACGGCGTCCGGCGAGTCCAGCACGGCCCGTACGCGGGAATCACGGGCGGACGGACCGGTCGCGGCCGTGGCGTATTCGTGGCGGGCCGCTTCCGGCGTTGTGGCCCGGATCATGGCCAGGTCGTCCGCCCAGGTCTGGTTGAGGCCGCGCGGGGGCGGGGCGACGAAGTTCGGCCCGGATCTCGGGGTGTGCAGGGCGAGGACCGCGTTCAGTTCGGTCTCGCGGCGAAGCCGCTCGAAGGCCGGCATGAGCCGGGTGGCCCAGGCTCGCGGAAGCGGCCGGTCCTGGCCGGCGAGCGAGCGCAGCAGCAGGCAGAGGTCCAACGCGGGCGACAGTGCGAAGCGGCTGCGCAGCAGGTCCTCGACGGAGACATCGAAGCGGAGCACCCCGGGATGCTACCGCGGACGTCCCCTTCGATTCGTCCAGCGACGAATCATTGGTGAGCGGCGCGGGACCACGGCGAGGTTGGGCGTCATGACCCCCACCGCCGAACCCGCGCAGAGCCGGCACCGTGCCACCTACCGGGAGGTGCTGGCCGAGCCGCGATTCCGGCTGCTCTTCACGACCCGCGCCGTCTCGATCACCGCGGACGCGCTGCGGATCACCACGTTCTCGGTCCTGGTCTTCGCGGCCACCGGCTCCCCGCTGCTGAGCGCGGTGGCCTTCGGCATCGGCTTCATCCCACAGCTGTTCGGCTCGCTGTTGCTGGGCTCACTGGCCGACCGGCTGCCACCCCGCGCACTCATCACCGGCGGCTACGCCGTGACGTCAGCCGCCGCCCTGCTGCTCGCCCTGGTGCGGATGCCGATCGCGGCAAGCCTCGGTGTCGTGGCACTGGTCTCCCTCGCCACACCGGTGTTTCACGGTGCGTCGAGTCGGCTGGTCGCACAGTCGCTGAAGGGCGACGCCTACGTACTGGGCCGGTCACTGAACAACATCGCCGGCTCCGGCGCGCAGTTGTCCGGCCTGGCACTGGGAGGTGCGGTCGTCGCGGCACTCGGGCCCCGCCGGGCGCTCGCGGTCAGCGCCGCTCTCTACCTCGGCTGCGCGCTCGCCATCCGCATCCGGCTGCCCAGGCTCCAGCCGGGAGAGTCCGGCGGCGCTCGGGGCGAGGGCGGGGCCGTCCGGGCAAGCCTGCGCGGCGCCGGCCTGCTGCTGCGTGGACGCACCGTGCGACGACTGATGCTGGCCCAGTGGCTACCGCCCGCGTTCGTCGCGGGCGCGGAAGGTCTCCTCGTCGCCTACGCGGGAGAACGCCGCCTCGCGCCCGGCTGGTACGCGGTGCTGATGGGCTGTCTGCCGGTCGGCATGCTGGTCGGAGACCTGCTGGTGGGGCGGCTGCTCCGGCCGCCCGCCCGGGAGCGGCTGGTGGTCCCGTTGATCGCGCTGGCGGGACTGCCGCTGATCGGTTTCGCCGCCGGGCCCGGAGTGGGCGTCTCGTCCTGTCTGCTGCTGCTCAGCGGCTTCGGATACGCCTACGGTCTCGGCCTGCAACGGCCGTTCCTGGACGCCCTGCCACAGGAGGGCCAGGGCCAGGCCTTCGGCCTGCTCGGCTCCGGCAGCATGACGCTTCAGGGCGTCGGGCCGGTCTGCGTGGGCTCGGTGGCCGCGGGCACGGGAACAGGCGGCGCGATCGCCCTGGCGGGCGGCGCGGTGGCGCTCACCGCCGGCTGGATTCTCACCTGGCACGCGCCCACTCCCCCGGTCCCCGTACCGAACCGCTCGACGGGATCGGAGAACGGCACCGGACAGCGTGCGAGCGGTTCTCCCGCGCGGTAGCCGTCACTGGTCGGTTCGGCCGCGAGCCGTCACGTACCCCACCCTCACGCCTTTCCGACAAACAGAGAACAACTCATGGAAGGTTCACGCCGCATGATCGACGAATTCGCCAAGGACACCCTGCACGGGCGACTGCGGCGAGACCGCGAGGCGCTGCTCTGGAAGCTCGACGGCCTGTCCGCGTACGACGCCCGCCGGCCTCTGACGGCGACCGGGACCAACCTCCTCGGCCTGGTCAAGCACGTGGCCACCGTCGAGGCCAGGTACTTCGGCGAGGTCTTCGGCCGCCCCTCCCCCGAGCCGCTGCCCCGGTGGCAGGACTCCGACGGCAGCGACCAGTGGGCGGCCGAGGACGAGACCCGCGAGCAGATCATCGGGTTCTACAGGCGCACATGGGAACACGCGGACGCCACGATCGACGCGCTCCCCCTCGACGCCCCCGGCCACGTGCCGTGGTGGCCGGAGCCCTCCCTCCCTACCAACCTGTTCGCCGTCCTGGTCCATGTCCTCGGCGAGACCGTCCGGCACACCGGGCACGCCGACATCCTGCGCGAAGGCGTCGACGGCCGGACCGGGGTGCGCGCCGAACACGAGAAGCCGATCGACGAGCAAGCCCGTGCGGCCCACCGCGCGAAGATCGAGCGGGCCGCCGGAGCTGCCGCACCCCTCAAGGCGTAGAGGTCGCCGGCCCGGACCGCCGCCCGGCGAACGCACCGCGAGGCGGTGGGACGAGCACCTCAGTGCCCGTCCCCCGCCTCGCTCCCCGTCCCGAGTGGATCGGATGGTCCGGATGGATCGGATGGATCAGATGGTCTGCCAGAGCGCGGGAACGTTCGGCGGCTCCCAGCCCGGGTAGGCGGTGTGGCCCTGGAGGCACCGGTAGCGGACGCCGTTGTAGGTCACGACGTCACCGGCGGCGTAGGTCGCGCCCAGCTGCCAGGTGGTCTCCCCGCCGCCGCCGCTCACGGTGAGGGTGTAGGTGGTGGTGTGCGCGACCGAGCCGGTACCGGTGAGGGTCAGGGTGTACGTACCGGCGACCGTGCCGGCCGCGACCTGGACGGTGGCCGTCGAGGACTGCCCCGAGGTCACCGAGGCGGGCGCGAAGGACACCGTCACGCCGGACGGCGCGCCCGACGCGGACAGGGCCACGCTCTGCGCGGAGCCGGTGGTGGTGGCGGTGCGCACGGTCACCGTGGCGGAGGAACCGGGCGCGACGGTACCCGAGACCGGATCGGCGGACACGGAGAAGTCGTTGGCCGGGTTGGACACGTCACCGACGGCGGTCTTCCAGATCGTGTACGCGATGCCGTCGGCGCTGCGGTCCAGGGCGGTGGCGTTGATGTTGGACGTGGTGTCGCAGGACGAGTGGTAGCAGGAGTCGTAGGCACGGCCCGCGGTTCCGCCCCACTTGGCGGCCTCGGCCGCGCTCTTCACCGCGGAGGCACCGGTGGCGTAGCCCGAGGTGGGAACGCCGACCAGCTGGAAGGAGTAGTCGTCCGAGCGGCCCTGGCCCTCGACGTTCTCCTGCGGGGCCAGGCCGAGCGAGGTCCAGTACTCCTTCATCGGCGCGGAGGCGGCGGAGTTCAGGTTGTTGATGAAGTAGCCGCCGTTGAGCGAGGCCACCATGTCGAAGTTGTAGTACGCCTTGATCCGGGAACGCTCGGTGGTCGCGAGCGAGCGGGCGTAGAAGTCGGAGCCGTTCAGGCCCTGCTCCTCGTCGGTCCACCAGGCGAAGCGCACGCGGTTCTTCATGGCGGGGTTCTGCTTGGCCAGGGTCAGCGCCGTCTCCAGGAGCGCGGCGGAGCCGGAGCCGTTGTCGTTGATGCCGGGGCCGGCGGAGACGCCGTCGAGGTGGGCGCCGAACAGGTAGACGCTGTTGGCGTCGCCCTTGGGCCATTCGGCGATCAGGTTGTTGCCCGCGCCGGCGGTGCAGCCCGAGGCGCAGGTCTGCTCGGTGACCGTGAAGCCGGCCGACTCCAGCTTGCCCTTCACGTAGGCGAGCGAGGCGCGGTAACCGGCGGTGGTGGAGCGGCGGTTGCCGCCGTTCTGCCCGGCGATGGTGTTCAGCTGCGCGAGGTGGGCCTGGATCTGGGCCACCTCCACGTCCGGCGGGGTGGTCGGCGTGGTGCCGCCGCCGACGGTCAGGGTGTACGTGACGGTGTGGGTCTTGCCGCCCGCCGCGCCCTGGACCGTGATCGGGTACGTCCCGGCGGCCGTGCCGGCCGAGGTCGCGATCCGCAGGGTGGAGGCGGCGCCCGAGGTGACGGTGGCCGGGCTGAAGGTGACGCTCACGCCCGAGGGGCGCCGGAGGCGGTGAGCGAGATCTGCTGGGCGGCACCGGAGACGGTCGACGTGTTGACGGTGGCGGTGGCGGTGGCTCCGGCGTCGACGCTGCCGCCGGCGGGGCTGAGCGCCAGCGAGAAGTCGGTCTGCTGACCGGTGCAGGTCGGGTCACCGGCCTGGGCGGGCACGCTGATGGCGTCCCAGGCGGCCTTCGTCGTGTTGAACAGGCCGCAGGAGGCGTCCAGGTTCTTCGCCGAGGTGAGGGTCGCGGTGCGGTACTGCTTGTAGGTCATGCCGCTGGTCTTGAGCAGCATGCCACCGTAGAAGATCTTGCCGGCGCTCTGGATGCCCACGCCGGTCACCTGCTGGTTGTTGCAGGTGGGGCTGGCGGGCTTGCCGCCGCCGGGGGTGGAGCCCTCGGAGAGCAGATAGAACCAGTGGTTCAGCGGCCCGGCCGCCGCGTGCTCCTCGGTGTTGGGGATCGAGGCCGAGTAGCAGTTGGGGTTGTTGCTGATCAGCTGCGGGTTGTACATGTTGCGGATGGGACCGCGGCCCTGCAGGTTGATCATCTCGCCGACGGTGAAGTCGGGGGTGTCGTACGGGGCCGGCTCGTTCGCGTACGCCTCGGTCAGGGCGCCCATGATGTCGCCGGTCGCCTCGCCCAGGCCGCTCTCGTGGTTGGCGCCGCCGGGGTGAAGGAGTCCAGGCCGTGGCCGAATTCGTGGGCGACGACGTCGACGCCGGCGATCCACTTGTTCGCGGTGTTGCGGCCGATGGTGACGGTGGAGCCGTCCCAGTAGGCGTTGAGGTCGTTGAGGCCGACCTTCGCCGGCCAGCTGCCGCCGTTGCCGTTGTGCCCGTTGCGGCCCAGCCAGTCGCGGAGCATGTCCGACTGCTTCTGCGCGGCGAACATGACGTCGACGCAGCCGGTCTCCTTGCTGGACGCGCTGCCGGTCCCCCAGTCGTCGGTCGCCTTGGTGAACAGGCCCCCGCTGTAGTCCGAGCACTGCAGACCGGGACGGGTGGTGTCGCGCAGCACGTAGTTGGTGCCCGACCGGGAGGTGTCGATGGTGAGCGGGCTCGGGCCGTTCCACTCGCTGCGGCCGGTGCCGGCGCGCACCTCGTCGTAGCTGTCGACGACCTTGCCGGAGCGGGCGTCCACGAAGACGTGCAGCCGGGTGGGCCGCCGCTCCTTGGTGGTGCCCGCGACCACGGTCTCCCAGGCGAGCGTCTGGACGTCGTTCCTGACCCGCACCACCAGCCGCGGCGCGTCGCTCCCGGTGACCGTGGCGACCCCGGCGCGGCTGGTGCGCTCCGCTCGGCCGGCCTTCACCCGGGCCGTGGTGGGCACCGCGATCGTGGCCTCGGTGGCGGAGCGTACGGCCCGGACCCTGCCCTCGCCGTCCGCGAGGACCACCGCGTCGCCGCCGACCACCGGCAGACCGTGGTACGTGCGCTCGTACGCGACGGAGTACAGGTCCTTGCCGCCCCAGGGGGTGACGTCCCGGCGGTCGTACCGCTCCTCGGGTCCGCCGGCCACGAGCGTGTCCAGGCCGCTGCTCACGGCACGGTCCGCCGCTGCGACGGCTCTGGCGACGGGAGAGGGTCCGGCCGGGGCGGACGCGGGCGCCGCCGCGGCGAGGGAGGCCGGCACCACCACCCCTCC contains the following coding sequences:
- a CDS encoding hypothetical protein (identified by MetaGeneAnnotator; putative;~predicted protein [Streptomyces ghanaensis ATCC14672]), with the protein product MRLFSAGRRIRIRSGAAVAVAAGLLTAGLAAPAFADDDPPHTDQLWIQSPYEQALPLGAGGGLPQTRALGIGLYHDNQNLAVTDGRLTVDVSGLTGVAEVTWPDTCTPNGTSAVCDIPVVPTMGDAYEDQVFLKVRAADGAQAGAQGTITYEATATGGSGDTLTAPHQSFSTTLAVRSGPDLAVDAADDIAEGLPGDERTIPFKVTNNGNESANGFTVRMTASYGLTDLTRYDACAYNTTDGQDYAPWTVATCTFDQVLAPGDSFELPRPLTARLAPHALYERLDIGATPGAGADDIDPRNDFASVEIRATSGADFSVTGDALSGAAGSTATAELTFKNNGPAWIGYLGSGDPVAKVRLIVPEGTTVTGVPSDCSPRALDGTFYPTRTGAPRYDCSMPYWVLADTQRTFALSVRIDTVVPGATGAVSVQPAYGTFGEFPFTFDPDLTNNTAALTVN
- a CDS encoding peptidoglycan-binding domain 1 protein (identified by MetaGeneAnnotator; putative;~sequence version:1); protein product: MTIAKKAVVTLAAAALLAGVGGIATATSASAASVAGPCADYSVNKPYLSQGSAGPEVRELQCELNLSMDPGNGYEVAIDGIFGPRTKSAVLRFQACVGIQQDGIVGPATWSWLDWYSKTPYTAC
- a CDS encoding hypothetical protein (H+ Antiporter protein; TIGR00900;~identified by MetaGeneAnnotator; putative;~predicted protein [Streptomyces albus J1074]); the encoded protein is MTPTAEPAQSRHRATYREVLAEPRFRLLFTTRAVSITADALRITTFSVLVFAATGSPLLSAVAFGIGFIPQLFGSLLLGSLADRLPPRALITGGYAVTSAAALLLALVRMPIAASLGVVALVSLATPVFHGASSRLVAQSLKGDAYVLGRSLNNIAGSGAQLSGLALGGAVVAALGPRRALAVSAALYLGCALAIRIRLPRLQPGESGGARGEGGAVRASLRGAGLLLRGRTVRRLMLAQWLPPAFVAGAEGLLVAYAGERRLAPGWYAVLMGCLPVGMLVGDLLVGRLLRPPARERLVVPLIALAGLPLIGFAAGPGVGVSSCLLLLSGFGYAYGLGLQRPFLDALPQEGQGQAFGLLGSGSMTLQGVGPVCVGSVAAGTGTGGAIALAGGAVALTAGWILTWHAPTPPVPVPNRSTGSENGTGQRASGSPAR
- a CDS encoding type I restriction-modification system methyltransferase subunit (DinB superfamily; pfam12867;~Protein of unknown function (DUF664); pfam04978;~identified by MetaGeneAnnotator; putative;~type I restriction-modification system methyltransferase subunit [Streptomyces sp. PAMC26508]); the protein is MIDEFAKDTLHGRLRRDREALLWKLDGLSAYDARRPLTATGTNLLGLVKHVATVEARYFGEVFGRPSPEPLPRWQDSDGSDQWAAEDETREQIIGFYRRTWEHADATIDALPLDAPGHVPWWPEPSLPTNLFAVLVHVLGETVRHTGHADILREGVDGRTGVRAEHEKPIDEQARAAHRAKIERAAGAAAPLKA
- a CDS encoding regulatory protein (Arsenical Resistance Operon Repressor and similar prokaryotic, metal regulated homodimeric repressors. ARSR subfamily of helix-turn-helix bacterial transcription regulatory proteins (winged helix topology). Includes several proteins that appear to...; cd00090;~dimerization interface [polypeptide binding];~identified by MetaGeneAnnotator; putative;~putative DNA binding site [nucleotide binding];~putative Zn2+ binding site [ion binding];~regulatory protein [Streptomyces albus J1074]), producing the protein MLRFDVSVEDLLRSRFALSPALDLCLLLRSLAGQDRPLPRAWATRLMPAFERLRRETELNAVLALHTPRSGPNFVAPPPRGLNQTWADDLAMIRATTPEAARHEYATAATGPSARDSRVRAVLDSPDAVSRIAEAMDQAWHELLAADWPQLRAICQRDVVHRVGLIGEHGWATTIESLHPSIAWRAGGIEVGHFRPVGTFRLAGDGLLLIPSVFVENIGAHLEDPWPRTLVYRARGTGALWGEEETVPRPDALTALVGRARARLLLALDAPASTSHLARSLAMAPGAVGDHLAILRGAGLLVRARSGRSVLYRRTPLGEALVAGSG